The Polynucleobacter necessarius genome has a window encoding:
- a CDS encoding diacylglycerol kinase, producing MTTPYDIKQNPHKGNRGLTRAWHAAKNSWCGIVYAYKEESAFRQELTLLALLTPIALWMPISSIEKCVLISSLILVLVVELLNSSVEAAIDRISFEHHDLSKRAKDFGSAAVMLALLIAALLWATICIPLVINW from the coding sequence TTGACAACTCCATACGATATTAAGCAAAACCCGCACAAAGGGAATCGCGGTCTCACCAGAGCTTGGCACGCAGCGAAAAACTCTTGGTGCGGCATTGTGTATGCCTATAAGGAAGAAAGCGCTTTTAGACAAGAATTAACCCTACTAGCCCTACTCACCCCGATAGCGTTATGGATGCCTATTAGCTCAATTGAAAAATGCGTCTTAATTTCTTCTCTAATACTTGTTTTAGTGGTGGAGTTACTCAATTCCAGCGTAGAAGCGGCGATTGATCGAATCTCCTTTGAGCATCATGATTTGTCTAAAAGAGCCAAAGACTTTGGCTCAGCAGCCGTCATGTTGGCGCTGCTCATTGCCGCCCTACTTTGGGCGACCATTTGCATTCCACTTGTCATCAATTGGTAA
- a CDS encoding glycosyltransferase family 4 protein: MKIMIITDAWDPQVNGVARTLKQTRSELIGMGHEVEMITPNGFKSIPCPTYPDIALSLFPGKEVARRIKEFAPDAMHIATEGPLGLSARAYAVKNNLPFSTAYHTRFPKYVKARTGIPLAITYAFIRWFHGPSMAVIAPTIVVKNDLEEYGLKNVVLWSRGVDLDIFKMQDSKALNSAHPIFLYVGRVAIEKNINAFLEIDLPGSKWVVGDGPAMAEIKQKYPNINYLGVLQQDELAKVYAAADVFVFPSKTDTFGLVLLEAMACGTPVAAYPVTGPIDVLGDSPAGGMNEDLREACMQALRIPREVARAHAEKFSWRAASEQFAKHLKPVPSTQIHLTALA, encoded by the coding sequence ATGAAAATTATGATTATTACGGATGCATGGGATCCACAAGTCAACGGCGTTGCTAGGACTCTCAAGCAGACCCGTTCCGAACTCATTGGCATGGGCCACGAGGTAGAAATGATTACGCCGAATGGTTTTAAATCCATTCCATGCCCCACCTATCCGGATATTGCACTATCTTTATTTCCCGGCAAAGAAGTAGCACGCAGAATTAAAGAATTTGCTCCTGATGCGATGCATATTGCTACCGAAGGTCCCTTAGGTCTTTCTGCACGCGCATATGCCGTTAAAAATAATCTGCCATTTTCTACTGCATACCATACCCGTTTTCCAAAGTACGTTAAAGCTCGCACAGGAATTCCATTGGCTATCACTTATGCCTTTATTCGCTGGTTCCATGGTCCATCAATGGCAGTAATAGCACCCACTATTGTGGTTAAAAATGATCTTGAAGAATACGGACTCAAAAATGTGGTGCTCTGGTCACGCGGTGTTGATCTGGATATCTTCAAAATGCAGGACTCTAAAGCACTTAATAGCGCTCACCCTATCTTTCTATACGTCGGACGGGTTGCTATCGAGAAAAATATCAATGCATTCTTAGAAATTGATTTGCCTGGTTCCAAATGGGTTGTAGGCGATGGCCCTGCCATGGCGGAGATTAAGCAAAAATATCCCAATATTAATTACCTAGGCGTTTTGCAGCAAGATGAACTGGCCAAGGTATACGCAGCCGCCGATGTGTTTGTATTCCCTAGCAAAACCGATACCTTCGGCTTGGTATTACTTGAAGCTATGGCCTGCGGTACCCCTGTTGCCGCCTATCCAGTGACTGGTCCAATTGATGTTCTTGGCGACTCTCCTGCAGGTGGAATGAACGAAGATCTGCGGGAAGCCTGTATGCAAGCTTTACGAATTCCACGCGAGGTTGCCAGAGCACATGCTGAAAAATTCTCTTGGAGAGCTGCCTCAGAGCAATTTGCTAAACACCTCAAGCCTGTGCCTTCTACGCAAATTCATCTAACAGCCTTAGCTTAA
- a CDS encoding lysophospholipid acyltransferase family protein has translation MTIHVSTDKKSPSKILPIFVWVKVFIHVLAGVFTLSLIFPFISQSQKDCKIQQWSKRLLHIFNLKLIVTGLENVTSAPALFASNHISWLDIHAINSCKPTRFVAKSEVRVWPIFGWMAKQLGTVFIRRDSTRHARQVVEQMAEVLNTESICIFPEGTSTNGAQVLPFKPNLFESALAAKSPIYPLSIRYLCEKTGLRSDSPAFIGEMGLLESMSRVIHEPGLLVRIDFLQPYRPQISGDSDRKQVAAYCQESIAQTL, from the coding sequence ATGACAATTCATGTATCGACAGATAAAAAATCACCTAGCAAGATATTGCCTATTTTTGTTTGGGTGAAAGTATTCATTCATGTTCTTGCAGGTGTTTTCACGCTCTCGCTGATCTTTCCATTTATTAGTCAATCTCAAAAAGATTGCAAAATTCAGCAATGGTCAAAGCGCCTCTTACATATTTTTAATTTAAAGTTGATAGTCACTGGCTTGGAAAATGTGACATCTGCTCCTGCTTTATTTGCGTCAAATCATATTTCTTGGCTGGATATTCATGCCATCAATAGCTGCAAGCCGACTCGCTTTGTTGCTAAGTCAGAGGTAAGAGTCTGGCCCATTTTTGGCTGGATGGCAAAGCAATTGGGAACTGTTTTTATACGCAGAGATAGTACCCGTCATGCTAGGCAAGTAGTGGAGCAAATGGCAGAAGTGCTCAATACTGAATCGATTTGCATTTTTCCAGAGGGAACCTCCACCAACGGGGCCCAGGTATTGCCTTTTAAACCTAATCTCTTTGAGTCGGCCTTGGCTGCTAAATCCCCGATTTATCCTCTCTCCATACGGTATCTCTGTGAGAAAACGGGCTTGAGGAGTGACTCACCTGCTTTTATTGGAGAGATGGGGCTTTTGGAATCGATGTCTAGGGTGATCCATGAGCCTGGCTTGCTAGTCCGAATAGACTTTTTGCAGCCTTATCGCCCCCAGATTTCTGGGGATTCTGATCGTAAGCAGGTGGCAGCTTATTGCCAGGAATCGATCGCCCAAACCCTATAA
- the ppk2 gene encoding polyphosphate kinase 2, whose product MTSKHKEMAEWYQRAQEEILDSMDEELEMELDDDRLSQDEGGKSVIPRNVYFKELFRLQGELVKLQDWVVENKLKVAVLFEGRDSAGKGGAIKRITQRLNPRVCKVVALTAPSEREKTQWYFQRYVANLPAGGEIVLFDRSWYNRAGVEKVMGFCTDAEYEEFLRTAPEFERMIIRSGVILIKYWFSISDDEQYNRFMMRIHDPLKQWKLSPMDLDARRLWEAYTKAKETMLERTNIPEAPWWVVAANDKKKARLNCISHLLDQIPYKEIDHLVTTLPARVHNPDYLRGPVPKEMYVPEVY is encoded by the coding sequence ATGACATCAAAGCATAAAGAGATGGCTGAATGGTATCAGCGTGCTCAAGAAGAAATTCTCGATAGCATGGATGAAGAGCTCGAAATGGAGCTTGATGATGATCGCCTTTCCCAGGATGAAGGAGGTAAATCTGTTATTCCCCGAAATGTTTACTTTAAGGAATTATTTCGCCTGCAAGGTGAACTGGTAAAGCTTCAAGACTGGGTAGTGGAGAATAAGCTCAAAGTTGCTGTTTTATTTGAGGGGCGTGATTCAGCGGGTAAGGGTGGCGCTATTAAGCGGATTACCCAACGACTCAATCCACGTGTTTGTAAAGTAGTTGCTCTTACGGCTCCCAGTGAGCGTGAGAAAACCCAATGGTATTTTCAACGCTATGTTGCCAATTTGCCGGCAGGTGGTGAGATTGTCCTATTTGACCGTAGTTGGTATAACCGCGCTGGTGTAGAAAAGGTCATGGGATTTTGTACGGATGCTGAGTATGAGGAATTTTTAAGGACGGCCCCTGAGTTTGAGCGAATGATTATTCGTTCTGGAGTTATCCTCATAAAGTACTGGTTCTCTATTTCGGATGATGAGCAGTACAACCGTTTCATGATGCGTATTCATGATCCATTAAAGCAGTGGAAGCTTAGTCCAATGGACTTGGATGCCCGTCGTCTGTGGGAGGCTTATACCAAGGCCAAAGAAACCATGCTCGAGAGGACTAATATTCCCGAGGCTCCTTGGTGGGTGGTGGCGGCTAATGATAAGAAAAAGGCGCGTCTAAATTGCATTTCTCATTTATTGGATCAGATTCCCTATAAGGAGATTGATCATCTAGTGACTACCTTGCCAGCGAGGGTTCATAACCCAGATTACTTGCGAGGTCCAGTTCCCAAGGAAATGTACGTTCCCGAGGTTTACTAA
- a CDS encoding chromate transporter — MGLGNETVNAGVPSLKDLFVQFFIIGAVSFGGGIIAYERILLVEKRKWLSADEFMAYLDISQTMPGLNSVNLAVISGDHLRGALGAITATLGLILPGSIFVLAVGIIYASAADHPLVNYVLAGIAAAATGLLAAITYKIGSDHWRHAKSLLIIICTFLLMSIAKLSLPYVILIMAPISLYLYRPGKKA, encoded by the coding sequence ATGGGTTTGGGTAATGAGACTGTCAATGCTGGAGTGCCGAGCTTAAAAGATCTCTTTGTGCAATTTTTCATCATTGGGGCGGTTAGTTTTGGTGGTGGAATCATTGCGTATGAGCGGATTCTGTTGGTTGAGAAACGTAAATGGCTTTCGGCAGATGAGTTTATGGCTTACCTTGATATTAGCCAAACCATGCCGGGTCTTAATTCCGTTAACCTTGCAGTAATCTCTGGCGATCATTTGCGGGGTGCCTTGGGTGCAATAACCGCAACCTTAGGCCTCATTCTGCCGGGATCGATCTTTGTATTGGCGGTAGGCATCATCTATGCGAGTGCCGCAGACCATCCTTTAGTTAACTATGTTTTAGCCGGTATTGCTGCTGCAGCAACTGGACTTTTGGCTGCTATCACTTACAAGATTGGTAGTGACCATTGGCGACATGCGAAATCTTTGCTCATTATTATTTGCACTTTTTTATTAATGAGCATTGCTAAATTATCTTTGCCCTATGTCATCTTGATTATGGCGCCGATTTCCCTGTATTTATATCGGCCGGGTAAAAAAGCATGA
- a CDS encoding chromate transporter, producing MSVLIHLALSFALLSILAVGGGTAVLPEMQTVLAQQFGINHTQFVHIYSIGQLAPGPNMLMVLVIGYQIAGLMGAGVVLLSFFLPSSFLCFYVGRLWNRFGENPWRRSIQNALEPISIGLMASGVYAVGKASIVGGITAALALVTLYLILRTKINPVLVILGSGGLGALLMAYLK from the coding sequence ATGAGCGTATTAATTCACTTGGCATTGAGCTTTGCCTTGCTATCCATTTTGGCGGTTGGTGGAGGCACTGCTGTATTGCCGGAGATGCAAACAGTATTAGCACAGCAGTTCGGCATTAACCATACTCAATTCGTTCATATATACAGTATTGGTCAGCTGGCACCGGGACCTAATATGTTGATGGTATTGGTGATTGGTTATCAAATTGCCGGGCTGATGGGCGCAGGAGTTGTATTGCTTTCCTTCTTCTTGCCGTCGAGTTTCTTGTGTTTCTACGTTGGCCGTCTATGGAATCGCTTTGGTGAAAATCCTTGGAGACGTTCTATCCAAAATGCATTGGAGCCCATTTCAATTGGCTTAATGGCTTCGGGTGTCTATGCTGTAGGCAAGGCTTCTATAGTGGGAGGGATTACTGCGGCGCTTGCGCTAGTGACTCTTTACCTCATCCTCAGAACCAAAATTAACCCAGTATTGGTTATTTTGGGTTCTGGAGGACTTGGTGCCTTGCTCATGGCGTACTTGAAATAG